The following proteins are co-located in the Micromonospora coriariae genome:
- the aceE gene encoding pyruvate dehydrogenase (acetyl-transferring), homodimeric type, which produces MNHTPKRRPVISDGLASQLPDIDPEETREWVESLDGVIDKGGPKRARYVMLRLLERARERRVGVPPLTSTDYVNTISPEQEPWFPGDEFVERRIRAYIRWNAAMLVHRAQRPEIGVGGHISTYASSASLYEVGMNHFFRGKDYPGGGDHIFFQGHASPGMYARAYLEGRLGENDLDGFRQELSHPGGALPSYPHPRLMPNFWEFPTVSMGLGPLNAIYQARYNRYLHNRGIKDTSQQHVWAFLGDGEMDEVEALGAIGVAAREELDNLTFVVNCNLQRLDGPVRGNGKVIQELEAFFRGAGWNVIKVVWGREWDPLLAADTDGALVNLMNTTTDGDYQTYKGESGAYVRENFFGRDPRTRKLVENMTDDEVWNLKRGGHDYKKLYAAYKAATEHTGQPTVILAKTIKGWTLGSHFEARNAAHQMKKLTLDDLKAFRDRLHLEISDKQLKENPNLPPYFHPGERSDEWQYMMERRRELGGFVPTRMVTSRPLSLPGGAAYASVKRGSGNQPVATTMALVRLLKDLMKDPEIGHRFVPIIPDEGRTFGLDALFPTKKIYSPHGQTYASVDRDLLLSYRESRSGVLLHEGITEAGSTASWTAVGTSYATHGEPMIPMYIFYSMFGFQRTGDGFWAAADQMSRGFLLGATAGRTTLNGEGLQHQDGHSLLIASTNPACLAYDAAYAYELGHIVRDGLRRMYGEPQENVFYYLTLYNEPILQPAEPENVDVEGILAGMHRICGADDAAGPTAHILASGITVSAALAAQRLLHDEWDIHTDVWSVTSWTELRRDALDADQWNLLHPDEPVRVPYLSRRLQEHPGPVVAVSDWMRAVPDQIARFVPDRWASLGTDGFGMSDTREALRRHFRIDGPSIALRVIQELTASGALESDRLCKAHATFGPIPDDDPV; this is translated from the coding sequence ATGAACCACACGCCGAAACGGCGCCCGGTGATCAGCGACGGCCTGGCGAGCCAACTTCCGGACATCGACCCCGAGGAAACCCGCGAGTGGGTCGAGTCGCTCGACGGAGTCATCGACAAAGGTGGCCCCAAGCGCGCCCGCTACGTGATGTTGCGCCTGCTCGAACGGGCTCGGGAGCGACGGGTCGGGGTGCCGCCGCTGACGTCGACGGATTACGTCAACACGATCTCGCCGGAGCAGGAGCCCTGGTTCCCAGGTGACGAGTTCGTCGAGCGGCGGATCCGGGCGTACATCCGGTGGAACGCCGCGATGTTGGTGCACCGCGCACAGCGGCCGGAGATCGGGGTCGGCGGGCACATCTCCACGTACGCGTCGTCGGCCAGCCTCTACGAGGTCGGCATGAACCACTTCTTCCGCGGCAAGGACTACCCGGGCGGCGGCGACCACATCTTCTTCCAGGGCCACGCGTCCCCAGGCATGTACGCGCGCGCGTACTTGGAGGGCCGGCTCGGCGAGAACGACCTGGACGGCTTCCGCCAGGAGCTCTCGCACCCGGGTGGCGCCCTGCCGTCGTACCCGCACCCCCGGCTCATGCCGAACTTCTGGGAGTTCCCGACGGTCAGCATGGGTCTCGGCCCGCTGAACGCGATCTACCAGGCGCGCTACAACCGCTACCTGCACAACCGCGGCATCAAGGACACCAGCCAGCAGCACGTCTGGGCGTTCCTTGGCGACGGTGAGATGGATGAGGTTGAGGCGCTCGGCGCGATCGGGGTGGCGGCGCGCGAGGAGCTCGACAATCTGACCTTCGTGGTCAACTGCAACCTGCAGCGCCTCGACGGCCCGGTACGCGGCAACGGCAAGGTCATCCAGGAGCTGGAGGCGTTCTTCCGCGGCGCCGGCTGGAACGTCATCAAGGTCGTCTGGGGCCGGGAGTGGGACCCGCTGCTCGCCGCGGACACCGACGGTGCGCTGGTCAACCTGATGAACACCACCACCGACGGCGACTACCAGACGTACAAGGGCGAGTCCGGCGCGTACGTGCGGGAGAACTTCTTCGGCCGTGACCCGCGCACCCGCAAGTTGGTCGAGAACATGACCGACGACGAGGTGTGGAACCTTAAGCGCGGCGGGCACGACTACAAGAAGCTGTACGCGGCGTACAAGGCAGCGACCGAGCACACCGGCCAGCCGACGGTGATCCTGGCCAAGACCATCAAGGGCTGGACGCTGGGCTCGCACTTCGAGGCCCGCAACGCCGCGCACCAGATGAAGAAGCTGACCCTGGACGACCTGAAGGCGTTCCGGGACCGGCTGCACCTTGAGATCAGCGACAAGCAACTGAAGGAGAACCCGAACCTTCCGCCATACTTCCACCCAGGCGAGAGGTCCGACGAGTGGCAGTACATGATGGAGCGGCGCCGTGAGCTGGGCGGCTTCGTTCCCACCCGCATGGTGACAAGTCGACCGCTCAGCCTGCCCGGTGGGGCCGCCTATGCGAGCGTGAAACGCGGATCAGGCAACCAGCCGGTAGCCACGACCATGGCACTGGTCCGGCTGCTCAAGGACCTGATGAAAGACCCTGAGATCGGCCACCGATTCGTGCCGATCATCCCGGACGAGGGTCGCACGTTCGGACTGGACGCTCTGTTCCCGACCAAGAAGATCTACTCGCCGCATGGGCAGACGTACGCGTCGGTGGACAGGGATCTGCTGCTGAGCTACCGCGAGTCCCGCAGCGGCGTACTCCTGCATGAGGGGATCACCGAAGCGGGTTCCACCGCGTCGTGGACGGCCGTCGGCACGTCCTACGCGACCCACGGCGAACCGATGATCCCGATGTACATCTTCTACTCGATGTTCGGGTTTCAGCGCACCGGCGACGGCTTCTGGGCGGCCGCCGACCAGATGAGCCGCGGCTTCCTGCTCGGCGCCACCGCCGGCCGGACCACTCTCAACGGTGAGGGCCTGCAACACCAGGACGGCCACTCACTGCTGATCGCCTCTACCAACCCGGCCTGCCTGGCCTACGACGCGGCCTACGCGTACGAACTCGGCCACATCGTCCGCGATGGCCTGCGCCGCATGTACGGCGAGCCGCAGGAAAACGTCTTCTACTACCTCACCCTCTACAACGAGCCGATCCTGCAACCGGCGGAACCGGAGAACGTCGACGTAGAAGGCATCTTGGCCGGAATGCATCGCATCTGCGGCGCCGACGACGCCGCTGGCCCGACGGCGCATATTCTGGCTTCAGGAATCACCGTTTCGGCAGCGCTGGCAGCACAACGTTTGCTCCACGACGAGTGGGACATCCACACCGACGTCTGGTCAGTCACGTCCTGGACCGAGCTACGCCGCGACGCCCTTGACGCCGACCAATGGAACCTTCTGCATCCCGACGAACCGGTCCGTGTCCCTTACCTGTCCCGGCGCCTCCAGGAACACCCCGGCCCCGTGGTGGCCGTATCCGACTGGATGCGCGCGGTGCCGGATCAGATCGCTCGGTTCGTCCCCGACCGGTGGGCGTCGCTGGGCACCGACGGCTTCGGCATGTCCGACACGCGGGAGGCGCTGCGCCGCCACTTCCGTATCGATGGGCCTTCAATCGCTCTACGCGTGATTCAGGAGCTGACCGCGAGTGGAGCACTGGAATCAGACAGGCTCTGCAAGGCACATGCAACATTCGGCCCAATCCCCGACGACGACCCGGTATGA
- a CDS encoding HIT domain-containing protein has translation MSEDFYCEEALSGRTKVTVVAETEEVLAFEHTRPFWPVHIVVMPKRHVPSLVDFHVCSRQPLRPDTAQGRRRAVRIWSARGRRQRGEVCGAAGVAYGLDGNRGPYC, from the coding sequence GTGAGCGAGGACTTCTACTGCGAAGAGGCGCTCAGCGGCCGAACCAAAGTGACCGTAGTGGCAGAGACTGAGGAGGTTCTCGCCTTCGAGCACACCAGGCCGTTCTGGCCGGTGCACATCGTCGTGATGCCGAAGCGTCACGTGCCGTCTCTGGTTGACTTCCACGTCTGCAGCAGGCAGCCTCTCCGACCTGACACGGCACAGGGTCGGCGGCGAGCGGTCCGCATTTGGTCCGCACGAGGGCGACGACAGCGCGGCGAGGTTTGCGGAGCGGCCGGTGTCGCGTACGGGCTTGATGGGAATCGCGGTCCGTACTGTTGA
- a CDS encoding inositol monophosphatase family protein — protein MNAPRLDRTMLEFAIGLSERAGALAAERFFAADFALGIKADGTEVTDADLAVETLIRGELAARFPADEIYGEETGATAGISGRRWVIDPIDGTKYFAYRIPIFGTNLALEDEHGPALAVINQPVARQLIYAGRGCGCRVRIDSRDLVPVLRDNPDLAAARVELVNPAGWPADVLVTLHRHTRITGHLGGIGGLLTGLVDALVIAGPEMGYEDLAPLPLILEEAGGRATDLHGNPLLAGDGTALLSTGRHHDALLDLLAPVLTG, from the coding sequence GTGAATGCGCCCCGGCTCGATCGGACGATGTTGGAGTTTGCGATCGGGCTCTCAGAGCGCGCGGGCGCGCTCGCCGCCGAGAGGTTTTTCGCGGCTGATTTCGCGCTCGGGATCAAGGCGGACGGCACTGAGGTCACGGATGCTGATCTCGCCGTCGAGACGCTGATCCGTGGCGAGCTGGCGGCACGCTTTCCGGCTGACGAGATCTACGGCGAGGAAACCGGTGCGACGGCAGGCATCTCGGGCCGGCGGTGGGTCATCGATCCGATCGATGGCACCAAGTACTTCGCGTATCGGATCCCCATCTTCGGTACCAACCTTGCGCTTGAGGACGAGCACGGTCCAGCCCTTGCCGTGATCAACCAGCCAGTGGCCCGCCAACTGATCTATGCAGGCCGCGGCTGCGGGTGCCGTGTCCGCATTGACAGCAGGGATCTCGTACCGGTGCTGCGGGACAACCCTGACTTGGCCGCCGCCCGGGTGGAGCTCGTCAATCCGGCTGGCTGGCCCGCTGATGTGCTAGTCACGCTGCATCGCCATACGCGCATCACCGGTCACCTGGGCGGCATCGGCGGTTTGCTCACCGGCCTGGTAGACGCGTTGGTGATCGCGGGTCCTGAGATGGGATACGAGGACCTGGCACCGCTACCGCTGATTCTTGAGGAGGCTGGAGGAAGGGCGACTGATCTTCACGGCAACCCGCTACTTGCCGGAGACGGAACTGCCCTGCTCAGCACCGGACGCCATCATGACGCCCTGCTGGACCTGTTAGCGCCCGTCCTGACCGGCTGA
- a CDS encoding low temperature requirement protein A, with the protein MTAGNTGDLLRDHGEPQRATYVELFFDVIFVFALTRLSHTLFSDLTWSGALHTVILLSAFWWVWVMTAWTTNRLNPAQPAIQLVIIPIMLGTLIMAGAVPRAFGENGMIFAAAYVIIQVGRASFVTVALHGREVAIGSLQQLIWFSFSGVLWIAGALTEGGARLVLWILAAGLGYAMTSLEFRLPKLGPARITTQKVGAEHLAERYQQFMIIAFGETILAAGGQFATLGFDQERVIAFVLTFAITTLLWRIYFYRAGLLLPAVIAASTTPAVFSRSASYAHLLMAGGIVLTSVGDEIIITHPFADANLVWSAVILCGPAIYLAGRARLDYLSFSRVALSRVIGLLLLVVLAPVVAFLPPILIAVVAVIILTAIAASDAVSWRVHPSKPTPPPPSGRTLRPQRP; encoded by the coding sequence ATGACCGCCGGCAACACGGGCGACCTGCTGCGGGATCACGGCGAGCCGCAGCGCGCGACCTACGTCGAACTCTTCTTCGACGTGATCTTCGTGTTCGCGCTGACTCGGTTGTCGCACACCCTGTTCAGCGACCTCACCTGGTCGGGTGCCCTGCACACCGTGATCCTGTTGTCCGCGTTCTGGTGGGTCTGGGTCATGACCGCCTGGACCACTAACCGGCTCAACCCCGCTCAACCGGCGATCCAGCTCGTGATCATCCCGATCATGCTCGGCACCTTGATCATGGCGGGCGCGGTACCCAGGGCGTTCGGCGAAAACGGCATGATCTTCGCCGCCGCCTACGTCATCATCCAGGTCGGCCGGGCCTCCTTCGTCACGGTCGCGCTGCACGGTCGAGAGGTGGCGATCGGCTCGCTGCAGCAGCTCATCTGGTTCTCGTTTTCGGGAGTGCTGTGGATCGCGGGCGCGCTCACCGAGGGCGGCGCGCGGCTGGTGCTGTGGATCCTCGCGGCAGGGCTCGGCTACGCGATGACGTCGTTGGAGTTCCGGCTGCCCAAGCTTGGTCCGGCCCGGATCACCACGCAGAAGGTCGGCGCGGAGCATCTCGCCGAGCGCTACCAGCAGTTCATGATCATCGCTTTCGGTGAGACGATCCTGGCGGCCGGCGGACAGTTCGCCACGCTCGGCTTCGACCAGGAACGGGTGATCGCGTTCGTGCTGACGTTCGCCATCACCACGCTGCTGTGGCGGATCTACTTCTACCGGGCGGGGCTGCTGCTCCCGGCCGTGATCGCGGCGAGCACCACGCCGGCGGTGTTCAGCCGGTCCGCCTCGTACGCCCACCTGCTCATGGCCGGTGGCATCGTGCTCACCTCGGTCGGCGACGAGATCATCATCACCCACCCGTTCGCCGATGCCAACCTGGTCTGGTCCGCCGTCATCCTCTGCGGGCCGGCGATCTACCTGGCCGGCCGGGCCCGCCTCGACTACCTGTCGTTCAGCCGGGTCGCCCTGTCCCGGGTGATCGGGCTGCTCCTGCTGGTCGTGCTGGCACCGGTGGTCGCGTTCCTACCACCGATCCTGATCGCCGTGGTGGCCGTCATCATCCTCACCGCGATCGCCGCGTCGGATGCCGTCTCCTGGCGAGTCCACCCCAGCAAGCCAACCCCGCCACCACCCAGCGGGCGGACGCTACGCCCGCAGCGCCCATAG
- a CDS encoding alpha/beta fold hydrolase, which translates to MVSNQTKRLGHYVSPAARERFFAAYTRAMADLPPPDDTLDVPTTYGTVRVYRFAGSGDPDGAPLVLLPGRVSGSPVWAANLPALRRLRTVYALDLLGEPGASVQSRPLADNEDQALWLHETLTALPEPALHLVGLSIGGWTATNAAVRRPEKIAGLVLIDPAITFADLPLRVVLRSLPASVKWLPKRWRDGFNSWTAGGAPVRDNAVADMIEAGMQSYVIRLPTPKRFSAEQLGTIDVPVLVILAGASVMHDSAAVAREAGGTLRHGTVHLYDGASHAVNGEQPDRIAADVAAFLAAAP; encoded by the coding sequence ATGGTTAGTAATCAAACCAAGCGGTTAGGCCACTACGTCTCCCCCGCCGCCCGCGAACGCTTCTTCGCCGCGTACACCCGCGCGATGGCCGACCTGCCGCCGCCCGACGACACGCTCGACGTGCCGACCACCTACGGCACCGTGCGCGTGTACCGCTTCGCGGGCAGCGGGGATCCCGACGGTGCGCCGCTCGTCCTGCTGCCCGGCCGGGTCTCCGGTTCGCCGGTGTGGGCCGCCAACCTGCCGGCCCTGCGCCGCCTGCGCACCGTGTACGCCCTCGACCTGCTGGGTGAGCCCGGGGCCAGCGTCCAGTCCCGCCCGCTCGCCGACAACGAAGACCAGGCACTGTGGCTACACGAGACGCTGACCGCCCTGCCGGAGCCCGCCCTGCACCTCGTCGGCCTCTCCATCGGCGGCTGGACGGCGACCAACGCGGCCGTACGCCGGCCGGAGAAGATCGCCGGCCTGGTGCTCATCGACCCAGCGATCACCTTCGCCGACCTGCCATTGCGGGTGGTGCTGCGGTCGCTGCCGGCCTCGGTGAAGTGGCTGCCGAAGCGGTGGCGGGACGGCTTCAACAGCTGGACCGCCGGCGGCGCACCGGTGCGGGACAATGCCGTCGCGGACATGATCGAGGCGGGCATGCAATCCTACGTGATCCGGCTGCCGACCCCGAAACGGTTCAGCGCCGAGCAGCTGGGCACGATCGACGTGCCGGTGCTCGTCATCCTCGCGGGCGCCTCGGTCATGCACGACTCGGCCGCGGTGGCACGCGAGGCCGGGGGGACGCTCCGCCACGGCACCGTGCACCTCTACGACGGCGCCTCCCACGCGGTCAACGGCGAGCAGCCGGACCGGATCGCGGCCGACGTGGCCGCGTTTCTGGCGGCTGCGCCGTGA
- a CDS encoding TetR/AcrR family transcriptional regulator yields MTGRTPTFTERARRAQLVEVTVGIVAAHGYAGCSLQRIADAAGITKAAVIYHFATKDAVIRAAYDAVIEALVGHVAERIAEAPTAESKADAYVCGLIGYLAAHPDHVRLIIEAADGDRGSPGRWEPFAGLIDDAKASGAYRPDVDSRMLAILVGGAIDAAVGQSLREPAFDLHTAAEAVVDLLHRAALAAR; encoded by the coding sequence GTGACGGGCCGCACGCCGACCTTCACCGAGCGGGCCCGCCGCGCCCAGCTCGTCGAGGTGACCGTCGGCATCGTCGCCGCGCACGGGTACGCGGGCTGTTCGCTGCAGCGCATCGCCGACGCCGCCGGCATCACCAAGGCCGCGGTCATCTACCACTTCGCCACCAAGGACGCGGTCATTCGCGCCGCCTACGACGCTGTCATCGAGGCGCTCGTCGGGCACGTCGCGGAACGGATCGCCGAGGCGCCGACGGCGGAGTCCAAAGCGGACGCCTACGTGTGCGGGCTCATCGGCTACCTGGCCGCGCACCCGGACCACGTTCGGCTGATCATCGAGGCCGCCGACGGGGACCGGGGCTCACCGGGACGATGGGAGCCCTTCGCCGGCCTCATCGACGACGCGAAGGCCAGCGGAGCCTACCGCCCGGACGTGGACTCACGGATGCTGGCGATCCTGGTCGGCGGCGCGATCGACGCGGCGGTCGGACAGTCCCTCCGGGAGCCGGCGTTCGACCTGCACACGGCGGCCGAGGCGGTGGTGGACCTGCTGCACCGCGCCGCACTCGCCGCGCGGTGA
- a CDS encoding DinB family protein, with product MSKLWTAPEDDPRTFGQPVGEKATYREYLGNYRLTIEMKCDGLDAEQLGRRSVPPSTLSLLGLVRHLAQMENHWFQRVLQGRTDAPCLYKHEDDPDWDFGGAVPDPVVVKDAFATWKAEIAKADEWLDALEEADLGREVPVDGGSHATRDVLVHVIEEYARHAGHADLLRECIDGRTGL from the coding sequence GTGAGCAAACTGTGGACCGCCCCCGAGGACGACCCCAGGACCTTCGGTCAGCCCGTCGGCGAAAAGGCGACCTACCGGGAGTACCTCGGCAACTACCGTCTGACCATAGAGATGAAGTGCGACGGACTGGACGCCGAGCAGCTCGGCCGACGCTCGGTACCGCCCAGCACCCTGAGCTTGCTCGGCCTGGTCCGCCATTTGGCTCAGATGGAGAACCACTGGTTCCAGCGTGTGCTGCAAGGGCGGACCGACGCACCGTGCCTTTACAAGCACGAGGACGACCCGGATTGGGACTTCGGGGGCGCGGTCCCCGACCCAGTGGTGGTGAAGGACGCCTTTGCAACCTGGAAGGCCGAGATCGCCAAGGCGGACGAATGGCTCGACGCCCTCGAGGAGGCCGACCTGGGCCGCGAGGTGCCGGTCGACGGTGGCAGCCATGCCACGCGCGACGTGCTTGTCCACGTGATCGAGGAGTATGCGCGGCACGCTGGCCACGCCGACCTCCTGCGCGAGTGCATCGACGGGCGAACCGGCCTGTGA
- a CDS encoding DUF1330 domain-containing protein, translating into MPKGYWVSAYRTISDPEKLAAYNKLAGPAVEAGGGRILARGSRVVAHDAGIAERTVLIEFDSFEQAVAAHESAAYQEALVALSDGVERDFRIVEGID; encoded by the coding sequence ATGCCCAAGGGCTACTGGGTCAGCGCCTACCGCACCATTTCAGACCCTGAGAAGCTGGCTGCTTACAACAAGCTGGCCGGTCCGGCCGTCGAGGCCGGGGGCGGTCGGATCCTCGCCCGTGGCAGTCGGGTCGTGGCGCATGACGCCGGAATCGCCGAGCGCACCGTCCTGATTGAGTTCGACAGCTTCGAGCAGGCCGTCGCGGCGCACGAGAGTGCGGCCTACCAGGAGGCGCTGGTCGCCCTCTCCGACGGCGTCGAGCGCGACTTCCGCATCGTCGAAGGCATCGACTGA
- a CDS encoding MFS transporter, translated as MTGRLVGGVAVKAFPVVRSEARLLVPALMFIALVVAAVASLGTPLITSVATSFHVSLGSAQWTLTVALLSGAVATPVLGRLGAGPHRRATILATLAVVVAGSALTVLPLPFAWLLAGRAAQGVGLGLTALMMGVARDHLPEERSAAVIALISVVSIIGAGVGYPLAALLAELGGVRAAYGLGLVVTAAALLTAWRSMPEAPEGRSAHVDVAGAVVLAAALLLVLFLAGERNLWSGHLAVAAGLAVVAVVLLFVWAVIELRSTTPLVDVRAVRHPAVAGANLAMFVGGIGMYLLLTLITRYAQTPHGAGYGFGLTTFVAGLVLIPFSVLGFVAGKLTPRVRTRIADPLLLAGSAVVVGGGFALFAAARSDLAELFAAMGVLGFGVGGFSAAMPGVILAVTPKSETSSAMSFNYVVRSVGYSLGSAIGGLILAAGTGPGHLFPDDSAYTTAALVGIGAMAITTLTSLALARRRSSEINP; from the coding sequence GTGACCGGGCGGTTGGTCGGCGGGGTCGCGGTGAAGGCGTTCCCGGTGGTGCGTTCCGAGGCGCGCCTGCTGGTCCCCGCCCTGATGTTCATCGCTCTGGTCGTGGCGGCGGTCGCCAGCCTCGGGACGCCGCTCATCACCAGCGTGGCGACCTCGTTCCACGTCTCGCTCGGCAGCGCGCAGTGGACGCTGACCGTCGCGCTGCTCAGCGGCGCCGTCGCCACGCCGGTCCTGGGCCGGCTCGGAGCCGGCCCGCACCGGCGGGCCACGATCCTCGCCACGCTGGCGGTCGTCGTCGCCGGCAGCGCGCTCACCGTGCTGCCGCTGCCGTTCGCGTGGCTGCTGGCCGGCAGGGCGGCCCAGGGCGTCGGGCTCGGGCTGACGGCGCTGATGATGGGCGTGGCCCGGGACCACCTCCCCGAGGAGCGCAGCGCCGCCGTGATCGCCCTGATCTCGGTGGTCTCGATCATCGGGGCCGGCGTCGGCTACCCGCTGGCCGCACTGCTCGCCGAGCTCGGCGGGGTACGGGCCGCCTACGGCCTCGGCCTGGTCGTCACCGCCGCCGCCCTCCTGACCGCGTGGCGCTCCATGCCCGAAGCCCCCGAAGGCCGCTCCGCCCACGTGGACGTGGCAGGCGCGGTCGTCCTGGCCGCTGCGCTGCTCCTGGTGCTGTTCCTCGCCGGCGAACGGAATCTGTGGAGCGGGCACCTCGCCGTGGCGGCGGGCCTCGCCGTCGTCGCGGTGGTGCTGCTCTTCGTCTGGGCCGTCATCGAGCTGCGCAGCACGACGCCCCTGGTCGATGTGCGGGCGGTGCGGCACCCGGCGGTCGCCGGGGCGAACCTCGCCATGTTCGTCGGCGGGATCGGCATGTACCTCCTGCTCACGCTCATCACCCGGTACGCGCAGACGCCGCACGGCGCCGGCTACGGCTTCGGGCTGACGACATTCGTCGCCGGGCTGGTCCTCATCCCGTTCTCGGTGCTGGGGTTCGTCGCCGGCAAGCTCACGCCGCGGGTCCGGACGCGGATCGCCGACCCCCTGCTCCTGGCCGGCAGCGCCGTCGTGGTCGGCGGCGGGTTCGCCCTGTTCGCGGCGGCCCGGTCGGACCTGGCCGAACTGTTCGCGGCGATGGGCGTGCTCGGCTTCGGCGTTGGCGGCTTCTCGGCCGCGATGCCCGGCGTCATCCTGGCCGTCACCCCCAAGAGCGAGACGTCGAGCGCCATGAGCTTCAACTACGTCGTCCGCAGCGTCGGGTACTCCCTGGGCAGCGCCATCGGCGGCCTGATCCTCGCCGCGGGCACCGGCCCCGGCCACCTCTTCCCCGACGACAGCGCCTACACCACCGCCGCGCTGGTCGGCATCGGCGCCATGGCGATCACGACGCTGACAAGCCTCGCTCTGGCCCGCCGACGCTCGTCCGAGATCAACCCGTAA
- a CDS encoding MarR family winged helix-turn-helix transcriptional regulator: protein MSRQDTAPGASAAIGAALYGLATRAARRLPRDMSLTSAATLATLDRTGPRRITDLAAVEGVTQPAMTALVRVMEESGLVERRGDASDKRVTLVCLTEAGASYVRTRRQAGVHAFERLIGELTGNEVEALVAALPALKHLAELESQDREGPKQ, encoded by the coding sequence ATGAGTCGTCAAGACACCGCTCCTGGCGCGTCCGCCGCCATCGGGGCGGCCCTCTACGGCCTGGCCACCAGGGCCGCGAGACGCCTGCCCAGGGACATGAGCCTGACGTCCGCCGCCACCCTGGCCACCCTGGACCGGACCGGCCCGCGGCGCATCACCGATCTAGCCGCGGTCGAGGGCGTCACCCAGCCCGCGATGACCGCCCTGGTCCGGGTGATGGAGGAGTCCGGCCTGGTCGAGCGGCGGGGCGACGCGTCCGACAAGCGGGTCACGCTGGTGTGCCTGACCGAGGCCGGCGCCTCCTATGTCCGGACGCGGCGCCAGGCGGGCGTCCACGCGTTCGAGCGGTTGATTGGCGAGCTCACCGGCAACGAGGTCGAGGCGCTGGTGGCGGCCCTTCCGGCGCTGAAGCATCTGGCAGAGCTCGAAAGCCAGGACCGCGAAGGGCCGAAGCAGTGA
- a CDS encoding NUDIX hydrolase: MTAVPEWPQRSTICSILTIDWAPRPDDGDKVLLVFDGRTLSADQLSAVSFRDGEIAEWAFVEDGQLDELTISRLARRLRGSMRARKQGFAYLEEGADPAKL, translated from the coding sequence GTGACGGCTGTGCCGGAGTGGCCGCAGAGGTCGACGATTTGCTCGATCCTCACGATCGACTGGGCACCCAGACCAGACGACGGCGACAAAGTCCTCCTCGTCTTCGACGGCCGCACCCTCTCCGCCGACCAGCTCTCAGCCGTCTCCTTCCGGGACGGTGAGATCGCGGAGTGGGCGTTCGTGGAAGACGGGCAGCTCGACGAGCTGACCATCTCGAGGCTCGCGCGTCGGCTCCGAGGCAGTATGCGGGCGCGGAAGCAAGGCTTTGCGTATCTCGAAGAGGGCGCCGATCCCGCCAAGCTTTGA
- a CDS encoding alcohol dehydrogenase catalytic domain-containing protein gives MPDPRSGTSRSLSHRLGARSSASRRPGCVAVTGRAGRGWQGYDPDVRLPHVPGHELAGVVTEVGAGIRGWRRGDRVTAPFVCACGQCPACVAGDHTRTQNRTSRCTGRRCSPHASRRRARR, from the coding sequence GTGCCCGACCCGAGGTCCGGGACGTCCCGGAGCCTGTCCCACCGTCTGGGGGCGCGGTCATCCGCGTCGAGGCGACCGGGTTGTGTCGCAGTGACTGGCAGGGCTGGCAGGGGCTGGCAGGGATACGATCCCGACGTCCGCCTGCCACACGTACCCGGCCACGAGCTCGCCGGCGTCGTCACGGAGGTCGGCGCCGGCATACGCGGCTGGCGGCGCGGCGACCGGGTCACCGCGCCCTTCGTCTGCGCATGTGGGCAGTGCCCGGCCTGCGTCGCGGGCGACCACACTCGTACTCAAAATCGGACCAGTCGATGTACCGGTCGTCGTTGTTCTCCACACGCCAGTAGGCGCCGGGCGCGTCGGTGA